Proteins encoded within one genomic window of Lynx canadensis isolate LIC74 chromosome B2, mLynCan4.pri.v2, whole genome shotgun sequence:
- the ERMARD gene encoding endoplasmic reticulum membrane-associated RNA degradation protein isoform X2: MFLFPEILDALESLQSPAISLSLMKLTACLERALGDVFLLNGKECPFLLRDLLASKELAQVFGQSVMDVLKVFLGSPRGLNLRNILWHGFASPHEVPPKYCSMMTLLTAGLGQLLKSYLQQTKFALVHRPFRALPDLEDLAVFPDMTSEVLPVLEEVMKKSTFILKIMLPYWEEALIRFKAHRFADCAVLLLPQLETGLRRVFAIVNKCPQRLLTAESTALYTTFDEILAKHLSDGKLNQLPLFLGEPAMEFLWDFLNHQEGPRVRDHLSHGEINFPEFPKEAANQLLAFSTVLLLRFVDEGLLSVLKEKAATRSLVGVAENYRAHVHPVSQLRKQVLSCEKSLGAWPLLSLPAEAEEAARLEGHSETDACNSLLTEIMSELCHHLPEDHRVTRGLDSLPAEKWPQVIRELCGTPVPTLFCPRTVLEVLTVLRNITAHCARVSSQVAASAELRQRQWVERRLRSRQRQTYLHMLSSIKLLSPVLYLILLLIALELVNIHVVHGKNTCEYQQYLKFLKSILQYTENLVVYTSQERNKWNEAIVLTRTALLKIWTFSEKKQMLIHLARKSTSKGVP; the protein is encoded by the exons ATGTTT TTATTTCCTGAAATACTTGATGCTTTGGAAAGCCTTCAATCTCCCGCTATTTCTCTTAGCTTAATGAAACTGACAGCATGTCTAGAACGGGCTTTGGGTGAT gtatttttactGAATGGGAAGGaatgtccttttcttttaagAGATCTGCTTGCATCTAAGGAGCTTGCTCAGGTCTTTGGGCAGTCTGTG ATGGACGTACTGAAAGTCTTCCTTGGATCTCCACGCGGGCTCAATCTGCGTAACATCCTGTGGCATGGGTTTGCGTCCCCTCACGAAGTCCCTCCGAA ATACTGTTCGATGATGACGCTGTTGACAGCGGGCTTGGGTCAGCTGCTAAAGAGTTACTTGCAACAAACTAAATTCGCATTGGTGCACCGACCTTTCAGAGCTCTTCCAGACCTTGAGGATTTGGCCGTTTTCCCAG ATATGACTTCTGAGGTACTTCCAGTGTTAGAAGAAGTGATGAAGAAATccacttttatattaaaaatcatgttgCCGTACTGGGAAGAGGCGTTAATCAGGTTCAAGGCACACAG GTTTGCTGACTGTGCCGTGTTGTTACTGCCGCAGCTGGAGACGGGACTCAGGAGAGTGTTTGCCATCGTTAACAAGTGTCCACAGAGACTTCTGACGGCTGAG tCAACAGCTCTTTATACCACCTTCGATGAA ATATTGGCAAAGCACTTGAGTGATGGTAAACTCAATCAACTTCCTCTTTTCCTTGGAGAGCCTGCAATG GAGTTTCTTTGGGATTTCCTGAACCATCAGGAGGGTCCTCGTGTAAGAGACCATCTGAGCCACGGGGAGATCAACTTCCCCGAATTTCCAAAGGAAGCGGCGAACCAGTTGCTTGCATTTTCCACCGTGCTTTTACTCCGATTCGTCGACGAAGGCCTGTTGTCCGTGCTTAAG GAAAAGGCGGCGACAAGGTCACTGGTCGGTGTCGCCGAAAACTACCGTGCTCACGTCCACCCGGTGTCTCAGCTGAGAAAACAG GTGCTGAGCTGTGAGAAGAGCCTCGGGGCTTGGCCCCTCCTGTCTTTGCCCGCAGAAGCTGAGGAGGCTGCCAG ATTAGAAGGTCATTCTGAGACCGATGCCTGCAACTCTTTACTTACAGAAATCATGTCTGAGCTGTGTCACCACCTGCCTGAGGATCACCGTGTCACTAGGGGCTTGGACAGCCTTCCTGCTGAGAA GTGGCCCCAGGTGATCCGTGAACTCTGCGGCACCCCCGTGCCAACTCTGTTCTGTCCCAGAACCGTTCTGGAAGTGCTCACTGTCCTCCGAAACATCACCGCACACTGTGCCCGCGTGTCCAGCCAGGTCGCTGCCTCTGCGGAGCTCAGACAGCGGCAGTGGGTGGAACGGAGGCTGCGCTCCCGGCAGAGACAGACGTATCTGCACATGCTGAGTAG TATTAAGCTTCTGTCTCCTGTGCTTTACCTGATTTTACTGCTGATTGCGCTGGAATTGGTCAACATTCATGTGGTTCATGGAAAAAATACTTGCGAATATCAACAGTATCTAAA gTTCTTAAAGTCGATCTTGCAGTACACGGAGAACCTGGTGGTTTACACCAGCCAAGAGAGGAACAAGTGGAATGAAGCGATCGTTCTTACGCGTACAGCTCTGTTGAAAATTTGGACTTTCAGTGAGAAGAAACAGATGTTAATACATTTAGCCAGGAAATCCACAAGTAAAGGGGTTCCGTGA
- the ERMARD gene encoding endoplasmic reticulum membrane-associated RNA degradation protein isoform X3 translates to MSYSQQLFPEILDALESLQSPAISLSLMKLTACLERALGDVFLLNGKECPFLLRDLLASKELAQVFGQSVMDVLKVFLGSPRGLNLRNILWHGFASPHEVPPKYCSMMTLLTAGLGQLLKSYLQQTKFALVHRPFRALPDLEDLAVFPDMTSEVLPVLEEVMKKSTFILKIMLPYWEEALIRFKAHRFADCAVLLLPQLETGLRRVFAIVNKCPQRLLTAEILAKHLSDGKLNQLPLFLGEPAMEFLWDFLNHQEGPRVRDHLSHGEINFPEFPKEAANQLLAFSTVLLLRFVDEGLLSVLKEKAATRSLVGVAENYRAHVHPVSQLRKQVLSCEKSLGAWPLLSLPAEAEEAARLEGHSETDACNSLLTEIMSELCHHLPEDHRVTRGLDSLPAEKWPQVIRELCGTPVPTLFCPRTVLEVLTVLRNITAHCARVSSQVAASAELRQRQWVERRLRSRQRQTYLHMLSSIKLLSPVLYLILLLIALELVNIHVVHGKNTCEYQQYLKFLKSILQYTENLVVYTSQERNKWNEAIVLTRTALLKIWTFSEKKQMLIHLARKSTSKGVP, encoded by the exons ATGTCCTACTCTCAACAGTTATTTCCTGAAATACTTGATGCTTTGGAAAGCCTTCAATCTCCCGCTATTTCTCTTAGCTTAATGAAACTGACAGCATGTCTAGAACGGGCTTTGGGTGAT gtatttttactGAATGGGAAGGaatgtccttttcttttaagAGATCTGCTTGCATCTAAGGAGCTTGCTCAGGTCTTTGGGCAGTCTGTG ATGGACGTACTGAAAGTCTTCCTTGGATCTCCACGCGGGCTCAATCTGCGTAACATCCTGTGGCATGGGTTTGCGTCCCCTCACGAAGTCCCTCCGAA ATACTGTTCGATGATGACGCTGTTGACAGCGGGCTTGGGTCAGCTGCTAAAGAGTTACTTGCAACAAACTAAATTCGCATTGGTGCACCGACCTTTCAGAGCTCTTCCAGACCTTGAGGATTTGGCCGTTTTCCCAG ATATGACTTCTGAGGTACTTCCAGTGTTAGAAGAAGTGATGAAGAAATccacttttatattaaaaatcatgttgCCGTACTGGGAAGAGGCGTTAATCAGGTTCAAGGCACACAG GTTTGCTGACTGTGCCGTGTTGTTACTGCCGCAGCTGGAGACGGGACTCAGGAGAGTGTTTGCCATCGTTAACAAGTGTCCACAGAGACTTCTGACGGCTGAG ATATTGGCAAAGCACTTGAGTGATGGTAAACTCAATCAACTTCCTCTTTTCCTTGGAGAGCCTGCAATG GAGTTTCTTTGGGATTTCCTGAACCATCAGGAGGGTCCTCGTGTAAGAGACCATCTGAGCCACGGGGAGATCAACTTCCCCGAATTTCCAAAGGAAGCGGCGAACCAGTTGCTTGCATTTTCCACCGTGCTTTTACTCCGATTCGTCGACGAAGGCCTGTTGTCCGTGCTTAAG GAAAAGGCGGCGACAAGGTCACTGGTCGGTGTCGCCGAAAACTACCGTGCTCACGTCCACCCGGTGTCTCAGCTGAGAAAACAG GTGCTGAGCTGTGAGAAGAGCCTCGGGGCTTGGCCCCTCCTGTCTTTGCCCGCAGAAGCTGAGGAGGCTGCCAG ATTAGAAGGTCATTCTGAGACCGATGCCTGCAACTCTTTACTTACAGAAATCATGTCTGAGCTGTGTCACCACCTGCCTGAGGATCACCGTGTCACTAGGGGCTTGGACAGCCTTCCTGCTGAGAA GTGGCCCCAGGTGATCCGTGAACTCTGCGGCACCCCCGTGCCAACTCTGTTCTGTCCCAGAACCGTTCTGGAAGTGCTCACTGTCCTCCGAAACATCACCGCACACTGTGCCCGCGTGTCCAGCCAGGTCGCTGCCTCTGCGGAGCTCAGACAGCGGCAGTGGGTGGAACGGAGGCTGCGCTCCCGGCAGAGACAGACGTATCTGCACATGCTGAGTAG TATTAAGCTTCTGTCTCCTGTGCTTTACCTGATTTTACTGCTGATTGCGCTGGAATTGGTCAACATTCATGTGGTTCATGGAAAAAATACTTGCGAATATCAACAGTATCTAAA gTTCTTAAAGTCGATCTTGCAGTACACGGAGAACCTGGTGGTTTACACCAGCCAAGAGAGGAACAAGTGGAATGAAGCGATCGTTCTTACGCGTACAGCTCTGTTGAAAATTTGGACTTTCAGTGAGAAGAAACAGATGTTAATACATTTAGCCAGGAAATCCACAAGTAAAGGGGTTCCGTGA
- the ERMARD gene encoding endoplasmic reticulum membrane-associated RNA degradation protein isoform X5 produces MSYSQQLFPEILDALESLQSPAISLSLMKLTACLERALGDVFLLNGKECPFLLRDLLASKELAQVFGQSVMDVLKVFLGSPRGLNLRNILWHGFASPHEVPPKYCSMMTLLTAGLGQLLKSYLQQTKFALVHRPFRALPDLEDLAVFPDMTSEVLPVLEEVMKKSTFILKIMLPYWEEALIRFKAHRFADCAVLLLPQLETGLRRVFAIVNKCPQRLLTAEEFLWDFLNHQEGPRVRDHLSHGEINFPEFPKEAANQLLAFSTVLLLRFVDEGLLSVLKEKAATRSLVGVAENYRAHVHPVSQLRKQVLSCEKSLGAWPLLSLPAEAEEAARLEGHSETDACNSLLTEIMSELCHHLPEDHRVTRGLDSLPAEKWPQVIRELCGTPVPTLFCPRTVLEVLTVLRNITAHCARVSSQVAASAELRQRQWVERRLRSRQRQTYLHMLSSIKLLSPVLYLILLLIALELVNIHVVHGKNTCEYQQYLKFLKSILQYTENLVVYTSQERNKWNEAIVLTRTALLKIWTFSEKKQMLIHLARKSTSKGVP; encoded by the exons ATGTCCTACTCTCAACAGTTATTTCCTGAAATACTTGATGCTTTGGAAAGCCTTCAATCTCCCGCTATTTCTCTTAGCTTAATGAAACTGACAGCATGTCTAGAACGGGCTTTGGGTGAT gtatttttactGAATGGGAAGGaatgtccttttcttttaagAGATCTGCTTGCATCTAAGGAGCTTGCTCAGGTCTTTGGGCAGTCTGTG ATGGACGTACTGAAAGTCTTCCTTGGATCTCCACGCGGGCTCAATCTGCGTAACATCCTGTGGCATGGGTTTGCGTCCCCTCACGAAGTCCCTCCGAA ATACTGTTCGATGATGACGCTGTTGACAGCGGGCTTGGGTCAGCTGCTAAAGAGTTACTTGCAACAAACTAAATTCGCATTGGTGCACCGACCTTTCAGAGCTCTTCCAGACCTTGAGGATTTGGCCGTTTTCCCAG ATATGACTTCTGAGGTACTTCCAGTGTTAGAAGAAGTGATGAAGAAATccacttttatattaaaaatcatgttgCCGTACTGGGAAGAGGCGTTAATCAGGTTCAAGGCACACAG GTTTGCTGACTGTGCCGTGTTGTTACTGCCGCAGCTGGAGACGGGACTCAGGAGAGTGTTTGCCATCGTTAACAAGTGTCCACAGAGACTTCTGACGGCTGAG GAGTTTCTTTGGGATTTCCTGAACCATCAGGAGGGTCCTCGTGTAAGAGACCATCTGAGCCACGGGGAGATCAACTTCCCCGAATTTCCAAAGGAAGCGGCGAACCAGTTGCTTGCATTTTCCACCGTGCTTTTACTCCGATTCGTCGACGAAGGCCTGTTGTCCGTGCTTAAG GAAAAGGCGGCGACAAGGTCACTGGTCGGTGTCGCCGAAAACTACCGTGCTCACGTCCACCCGGTGTCTCAGCTGAGAAAACAG GTGCTGAGCTGTGAGAAGAGCCTCGGGGCTTGGCCCCTCCTGTCTTTGCCCGCAGAAGCTGAGGAGGCTGCCAG ATTAGAAGGTCATTCTGAGACCGATGCCTGCAACTCTTTACTTACAGAAATCATGTCTGAGCTGTGTCACCACCTGCCTGAGGATCACCGTGTCACTAGGGGCTTGGACAGCCTTCCTGCTGAGAA GTGGCCCCAGGTGATCCGTGAACTCTGCGGCACCCCCGTGCCAACTCTGTTCTGTCCCAGAACCGTTCTGGAAGTGCTCACTGTCCTCCGAAACATCACCGCACACTGTGCCCGCGTGTCCAGCCAGGTCGCTGCCTCTGCGGAGCTCAGACAGCGGCAGTGGGTGGAACGGAGGCTGCGCTCCCGGCAGAGACAGACGTATCTGCACATGCTGAGTAG TATTAAGCTTCTGTCTCCTGTGCTTTACCTGATTTTACTGCTGATTGCGCTGGAATTGGTCAACATTCATGTGGTTCATGGAAAAAATACTTGCGAATATCAACAGTATCTAAA gTTCTTAAAGTCGATCTTGCAGTACACGGAGAACCTGGTGGTTTACACCAGCCAAGAGAGGAACAAGTGGAATGAAGCGATCGTTCTTACGCGTACAGCTCTGTTGAAAATTTGGACTTTCAGTGAGAAGAAACAGATGTTAATACATTTAGCCAGGAAATCCACAAGTAAAGGGGTTCCGTGA
- the ERMARD gene encoding endoplasmic reticulum membrane-associated RNA degradation protein isoform X1, translated as MSYSQQLFPEILDALESLQSPAISLSLMKLTACLERALGDVFLLNGKECPFLLRDLLASKELAQVFGQSVMDVLKVFLGSPRGLNLRNILWHGFASPHEVPPKYCSMMTLLTAGLGQLLKSYLQQTKFALVHRPFRALPDLEDLAVFPDMTSEVLPVLEEVMKKSTFILKIMLPYWEEALIRFKAHRFADCAVLLLPQLETGLRRVFAIVNKCPQRLLTAESTALYTTFDEILAKHLSDGKLNQLPLFLGEPAMEFLWDFLNHQEGPRVRDHLSHGEINFPEFPKEAANQLLAFSTVLLLRFVDEGLLSVLKEKAATRSLVGVAENYRAHVHPVSQLRKQVLSCEKSLGAWPLLSLPAEAEEAARLEGHSETDACNSLLTEIMSELCHHLPEDHRVTRGLDSLPAEKWPQVIRELCGTPVPTLFCPRTVLEVLTVLRNITAHCARVSSQVAASAELRQRQWVERRLRSRQRQTYLHMLSSIKLLSPVLYLILLLIALELVNIHVVHGKNTCEYQQYLKFLKSILQYTENLVVYTSQERNKWNEAIVLTRTALLKIWTFSEKKQMLIHLARKSTSKGVP; from the exons ATGTCCTACTCTCAACAGTTATTTCCTGAAATACTTGATGCTTTGGAAAGCCTTCAATCTCCCGCTATTTCTCTTAGCTTAATGAAACTGACAGCATGTCTAGAACGGGCTTTGGGTGAT gtatttttactGAATGGGAAGGaatgtccttttcttttaagAGATCTGCTTGCATCTAAGGAGCTTGCTCAGGTCTTTGGGCAGTCTGTG ATGGACGTACTGAAAGTCTTCCTTGGATCTCCACGCGGGCTCAATCTGCGTAACATCCTGTGGCATGGGTTTGCGTCCCCTCACGAAGTCCCTCCGAA ATACTGTTCGATGATGACGCTGTTGACAGCGGGCTTGGGTCAGCTGCTAAAGAGTTACTTGCAACAAACTAAATTCGCATTGGTGCACCGACCTTTCAGAGCTCTTCCAGACCTTGAGGATTTGGCCGTTTTCCCAG ATATGACTTCTGAGGTACTTCCAGTGTTAGAAGAAGTGATGAAGAAATccacttttatattaaaaatcatgttgCCGTACTGGGAAGAGGCGTTAATCAGGTTCAAGGCACACAG GTTTGCTGACTGTGCCGTGTTGTTACTGCCGCAGCTGGAGACGGGACTCAGGAGAGTGTTTGCCATCGTTAACAAGTGTCCACAGAGACTTCTGACGGCTGAG tCAACAGCTCTTTATACCACCTTCGATGAA ATATTGGCAAAGCACTTGAGTGATGGTAAACTCAATCAACTTCCTCTTTTCCTTGGAGAGCCTGCAATG GAGTTTCTTTGGGATTTCCTGAACCATCAGGAGGGTCCTCGTGTAAGAGACCATCTGAGCCACGGGGAGATCAACTTCCCCGAATTTCCAAAGGAAGCGGCGAACCAGTTGCTTGCATTTTCCACCGTGCTTTTACTCCGATTCGTCGACGAAGGCCTGTTGTCCGTGCTTAAG GAAAAGGCGGCGACAAGGTCACTGGTCGGTGTCGCCGAAAACTACCGTGCTCACGTCCACCCGGTGTCTCAGCTGAGAAAACAG GTGCTGAGCTGTGAGAAGAGCCTCGGGGCTTGGCCCCTCCTGTCTTTGCCCGCAGAAGCTGAGGAGGCTGCCAG ATTAGAAGGTCATTCTGAGACCGATGCCTGCAACTCTTTACTTACAGAAATCATGTCTGAGCTGTGTCACCACCTGCCTGAGGATCACCGTGTCACTAGGGGCTTGGACAGCCTTCCTGCTGAGAA GTGGCCCCAGGTGATCCGTGAACTCTGCGGCACCCCCGTGCCAACTCTGTTCTGTCCCAGAACCGTTCTGGAAGTGCTCACTGTCCTCCGAAACATCACCGCACACTGTGCCCGCGTGTCCAGCCAGGTCGCTGCCTCTGCGGAGCTCAGACAGCGGCAGTGGGTGGAACGGAGGCTGCGCTCCCGGCAGAGACAGACGTATCTGCACATGCTGAGTAG TATTAAGCTTCTGTCTCCTGTGCTTTACCTGATTTTACTGCTGATTGCGCTGGAATTGGTCAACATTCATGTGGTTCATGGAAAAAATACTTGCGAATATCAACAGTATCTAAA gTTCTTAAAGTCGATCTTGCAGTACACGGAGAACCTGGTGGTTTACACCAGCCAAGAGAGGAACAAGTGGAATGAAGCGATCGTTCTTACGCGTACAGCTCTGTTGAAAATTTGGACTTTCAGTGAGAAGAAACAGATGTTAATACATTTAGCCAGGAAATCCACAAGTAAAGGGGTTCCGTGA
- the ERMARD gene encoding endoplasmic reticulum membrane-associated RNA degradation protein isoform X4 translates to MKLTACLERALGDVFLLNGKECPFLLRDLLASKELAQVFGQSVMDVLKVFLGSPRGLNLRNILWHGFASPHEVPPKYCSMMTLLTAGLGQLLKSYLQQTKFALVHRPFRALPDLEDLAVFPDMTSEVLPVLEEVMKKSTFILKIMLPYWEEALIRFKAHRFADCAVLLLPQLETGLRRVFAIVNKCPQRLLTAESTALYTTFDEILAKHLSDGKLNQLPLFLGEPAMEFLWDFLNHQEGPRVRDHLSHGEINFPEFPKEAANQLLAFSTVLLLRFVDEGLLSVLKEKAATRSLVGVAENYRAHVHPVSQLRKQVLSCEKSLGAWPLLSLPAEAEEAARLEGHSETDACNSLLTEIMSELCHHLPEDHRVTRGLDSLPAEKWPQVIRELCGTPVPTLFCPRTVLEVLTVLRNITAHCARVSSQVAASAELRQRQWVERRLRSRQRQTYLHMLSSIKLLSPVLYLILLLIALELVNIHVVHGKNTCEYQQYLKFLKSILQYTENLVVYTSQERNKWNEAIVLTRTALLKIWTFSEKKQMLIHLARKSTSKGVP, encoded by the exons ATGAAACTGACAGCATGTCTAGAACGGGCTTTGGGTGAT gtatttttactGAATGGGAAGGaatgtccttttcttttaagAGATCTGCTTGCATCTAAGGAGCTTGCTCAGGTCTTTGGGCAGTCTGTG ATGGACGTACTGAAAGTCTTCCTTGGATCTCCACGCGGGCTCAATCTGCGTAACATCCTGTGGCATGGGTTTGCGTCCCCTCACGAAGTCCCTCCGAA ATACTGTTCGATGATGACGCTGTTGACAGCGGGCTTGGGTCAGCTGCTAAAGAGTTACTTGCAACAAACTAAATTCGCATTGGTGCACCGACCTTTCAGAGCTCTTCCAGACCTTGAGGATTTGGCCGTTTTCCCAG ATATGACTTCTGAGGTACTTCCAGTGTTAGAAGAAGTGATGAAGAAATccacttttatattaaaaatcatgttgCCGTACTGGGAAGAGGCGTTAATCAGGTTCAAGGCACACAG GTTTGCTGACTGTGCCGTGTTGTTACTGCCGCAGCTGGAGACGGGACTCAGGAGAGTGTTTGCCATCGTTAACAAGTGTCCACAGAGACTTCTGACGGCTGAG tCAACAGCTCTTTATACCACCTTCGATGAA ATATTGGCAAAGCACTTGAGTGATGGTAAACTCAATCAACTTCCTCTTTTCCTTGGAGAGCCTGCAATG GAGTTTCTTTGGGATTTCCTGAACCATCAGGAGGGTCCTCGTGTAAGAGACCATCTGAGCCACGGGGAGATCAACTTCCCCGAATTTCCAAAGGAAGCGGCGAACCAGTTGCTTGCATTTTCCACCGTGCTTTTACTCCGATTCGTCGACGAAGGCCTGTTGTCCGTGCTTAAG GAAAAGGCGGCGACAAGGTCACTGGTCGGTGTCGCCGAAAACTACCGTGCTCACGTCCACCCGGTGTCTCAGCTGAGAAAACAG GTGCTGAGCTGTGAGAAGAGCCTCGGGGCTTGGCCCCTCCTGTCTTTGCCCGCAGAAGCTGAGGAGGCTGCCAG ATTAGAAGGTCATTCTGAGACCGATGCCTGCAACTCTTTACTTACAGAAATCATGTCTGAGCTGTGTCACCACCTGCCTGAGGATCACCGTGTCACTAGGGGCTTGGACAGCCTTCCTGCTGAGAA GTGGCCCCAGGTGATCCGTGAACTCTGCGGCACCCCCGTGCCAACTCTGTTCTGTCCCAGAACCGTTCTGGAAGTGCTCACTGTCCTCCGAAACATCACCGCACACTGTGCCCGCGTGTCCAGCCAGGTCGCTGCCTCTGCGGAGCTCAGACAGCGGCAGTGGGTGGAACGGAGGCTGCGCTCCCGGCAGAGACAGACGTATCTGCACATGCTGAGTAG TATTAAGCTTCTGTCTCCTGTGCTTTACCTGATTTTACTGCTGATTGCGCTGGAATTGGTCAACATTCATGTGGTTCATGGAAAAAATACTTGCGAATATCAACAGTATCTAAA gTTCTTAAAGTCGATCTTGCAGTACACGGAGAACCTGGTGGTTTACACCAGCCAAGAGAGGAACAAGTGGAATGAAGCGATCGTTCTTACGCGTACAGCTCTGTTGAAAATTTGGACTTTCAGTGAGAAGAAACAGATGTTAATACATTTAGCCAGGAAATCCACAAGTAAAGGGGTTCCGTGA
- the ERMARD gene encoding endoplasmic reticulum membrane-associated RNA degradation protein isoform X6, protein MSRNPVRGILTVCVEGQRQMDVLKVFLGSPRGLNLRNILWHGFASPHEVPPKYCSMMTLLTAGLGQLLKSYLQQTKFALVHRPFRALPDLEDLAVFPDMTSEVLPVLEEVMKKSTFILKIMLPYWEEALIRFKAHRFADCAVLLLPQLETGLRRVFAIVNKCPQRLLTAESTALYTTFDEILAKHLSDGKLNQLPLFLGEPAMEFLWDFLNHQEGPRVRDHLSHGEINFPEFPKEAANQLLAFSTVLLLRFVDEGLLSVLKEKAATRSLVGVAENYRAHVHPVSQLRKQVLSCEKSLGAWPLLSLPAEAEEAARLEGHSETDACNSLLTEIMSELCHHLPEDHRVTRGLDSLPAEKWPQVIRELCGTPVPTLFCPRTVLEVLTVLRNITAHCARVSSQVAASAELRQRQWVERRLRSRQRQTYLHMLSSIKLLSPVLYLILLLIALELVNIHVVHGKNTCEYQQYLKFLKSILQYTENLVVYTSQERNKWNEAIVLTRTALLKIWTFSEKKQMLIHLARKSTSKGVP, encoded by the exons ATGAGCAGGAACCCCGTCAGGGGCATCTTGACCGTATGcgtggagggacagaggcag ATGGACGTACTGAAAGTCTTCCTTGGATCTCCACGCGGGCTCAATCTGCGTAACATCCTGTGGCATGGGTTTGCGTCCCCTCACGAAGTCCCTCCGAA ATACTGTTCGATGATGACGCTGTTGACAGCGGGCTTGGGTCAGCTGCTAAAGAGTTACTTGCAACAAACTAAATTCGCATTGGTGCACCGACCTTTCAGAGCTCTTCCAGACCTTGAGGATTTGGCCGTTTTCCCAG ATATGACTTCTGAGGTACTTCCAGTGTTAGAAGAAGTGATGAAGAAATccacttttatattaaaaatcatgttgCCGTACTGGGAAGAGGCGTTAATCAGGTTCAAGGCACACAG GTTTGCTGACTGTGCCGTGTTGTTACTGCCGCAGCTGGAGACGGGACTCAGGAGAGTGTTTGCCATCGTTAACAAGTGTCCACAGAGACTTCTGACGGCTGAG tCAACAGCTCTTTATACCACCTTCGATGAA ATATTGGCAAAGCACTTGAGTGATGGTAAACTCAATCAACTTCCTCTTTTCCTTGGAGAGCCTGCAATG GAGTTTCTTTGGGATTTCCTGAACCATCAGGAGGGTCCTCGTGTAAGAGACCATCTGAGCCACGGGGAGATCAACTTCCCCGAATTTCCAAAGGAAGCGGCGAACCAGTTGCTTGCATTTTCCACCGTGCTTTTACTCCGATTCGTCGACGAAGGCCTGTTGTCCGTGCTTAAG GAAAAGGCGGCGACAAGGTCACTGGTCGGTGTCGCCGAAAACTACCGTGCTCACGTCCACCCGGTGTCTCAGCTGAGAAAACAG GTGCTGAGCTGTGAGAAGAGCCTCGGGGCTTGGCCCCTCCTGTCTTTGCCCGCAGAAGCTGAGGAGGCTGCCAG ATTAGAAGGTCATTCTGAGACCGATGCCTGCAACTCTTTACTTACAGAAATCATGTCTGAGCTGTGTCACCACCTGCCTGAGGATCACCGTGTCACTAGGGGCTTGGACAGCCTTCCTGCTGAGAA GTGGCCCCAGGTGATCCGTGAACTCTGCGGCACCCCCGTGCCAACTCTGTTCTGTCCCAGAACCGTTCTGGAAGTGCTCACTGTCCTCCGAAACATCACCGCACACTGTGCCCGCGTGTCCAGCCAGGTCGCTGCCTCTGCGGAGCTCAGACAGCGGCAGTGGGTGGAACGGAGGCTGCGCTCCCGGCAGAGACAGACGTATCTGCACATGCTGAGTAG TATTAAGCTTCTGTCTCCTGTGCTTTACCTGATTTTACTGCTGATTGCGCTGGAATTGGTCAACATTCATGTGGTTCATGGAAAAAATACTTGCGAATATCAACAGTATCTAAA gTTCTTAAAGTCGATCTTGCAGTACACGGAGAACCTGGTGGTTTACACCAGCCAAGAGAGGAACAAGTGGAATGAAGCGATCGTTCTTACGCGTACAGCTCTGTTGAAAATTTGGACTTTCAGTGAGAAGAAACAGATGTTAATACATTTAGCCAGGAAATCCACAAGTAAAGGGGTTCCGTGA